One genomic window of Paenisporosarcina antarctica includes the following:
- a CDS encoding enoyl-CoA hydratase/isomerase family protein, giving the protein MTFTINREENILRFTINRPKVRNAINHEVIAGFESLVTSVHNDSTIQFVVITGEGNEAFCSGGDLSIFHGLQTEEDAFPMLNRMATALYNIATLPVPVIALVNGHAVGGGCEIATACDFRLVSSHAKAGFIQGTLAITSGWGGGTYLFEKLARQDIAMQMLCEAKPLLAHSLLDNGWATQLYDGNKEQALETFVHEMKQVEASVHRAYKQMLIRKWTEQKLLEQIKEEVKTCSKLWAADEHHEAVQKFLKKRK; this is encoded by the coding sequence ATGACATTCACCATAAATCGTGAGGAAAATATTTTACGTTTCACCATAAACCGACCTAAAGTTCGTAATGCAATAAATCACGAAGTCATTGCTGGATTTGAGAGTCTAGTTACATCTGTACATAATGATTCAACTATACAATTTGTCGTCATTACAGGCGAAGGTAATGAAGCGTTTTGTTCTGGAGGAGATTTGTCTATCTTTCACGGACTCCAAACAGAGGAAGACGCTTTTCCCATGCTTAACCGAATGGCGACTGCCCTATATAATATCGCGACCCTTCCTGTGCCTGTCATTGCACTTGTCAATGGACATGCGGTCGGAGGTGGCTGTGAAATTGCCACAGCATGTGACTTCCGATTAGTATCCTCACACGCAAAAGCCGGATTTATTCAAGGGACCCTTGCTATTACTAGTGGTTGGGGTGGCGGAACATATTTATTTGAAAAATTAGCTAGGCAAGATATAGCTATGCAAATGTTATGTGAAGCGAAACCTTTACTTGCGCATAGTCTTTTAGATAATGGCTGGGCAACGCAACTATACGACGGAAACAAAGAACAAGCGTTAGAAACGTTTGTGCATGAGATGAAACAAGTAGAAGCATCTGTTCACCGAGCCTATAAACAGATGTTAATACGTAAATGGACTGAGCAAAAGCTACTAGAGCAAATAAAAGAAGAAGTCAAAACTTGTTCAAAGCTATGGGCAGCTGATGAGCATCATGAGGCTGTTCAAAAGTTCTTAAAGAAACGAAAATAA
- the rpmF gene encoding 50S ribosomal protein L32 — translation MAVPFRKTSKAVKRKRRTHFKLSLPGMVACPNCNESKLAHHICKSCGYYKGKEVMSK, via the coding sequence ATGGCTGTACCGTTTAGAAAGACTTCTAAAGCAGTTAAACGAAAGCGTCGTACGCATTTCAAATTATCCCTACCTGGTATGGTAGCTTGTCCAAACTGTAATGAATCAAAATTGGCTCACCATATTTGTAAATCATGCGGATATTACAAAGGGAAAGAAGTAATGAGCAAATAA
- a CDS encoding YceD family protein: protein MKWAIHQLSKYRHNGMPIDETILLDDVMTRNPDIRKISPVHVKGHCTFGAEQMTCHFQLTGILTLPCSRTWEDVEYPFDIQTDELFSWSDKHKVDDGEIHYVEGDVVNVDPVLEELILVEIPFQVFKEDANHLPIPGGKNWSYLTEEELSVKEENEPKKSDPRLADLAKYFDQTDE, encoded by the coding sequence ATGAAATGGGCAATTCATCAACTATCTAAATATCGCCATAACGGGATGCCAATTGATGAAACGATTCTATTGGATGATGTTATGACACGTAACCCGGACATCCGGAAAATATCACCCGTTCATGTAAAAGGGCACTGCACATTCGGTGCAGAGCAAATGACTTGTCATTTTCAACTGACAGGCATCCTAACTTTACCATGTTCTCGAACGTGGGAAGATGTTGAGTATCCGTTTGATATTCAAACCGATGAGCTTTTTAGTTGGTCAGATAAACATAAGGTAGACGATGGAGAAATTCATTATGTAGAAGGTGATGTTGTAAATGTCGACCCTGTACTTGAAGAATTAATTCTAGTCGAAATTCCTTTTCAAGTGTTTAAGGAAGATGCTAACCATCTACCGATTCCTGGCGGCAAAAACTGGTCGTACTTAACAGAAGAGGAATTGTCTGTGAAAGAAGAAAATGAACCTAAAAAATCGGATCCTAGACTTGCTGATTTAGCTAAGTATTTTGATCAAACAGACGAATAA
- a CDS encoding nucleotidyltransferase, with protein sequence MKATGIIVEHNPFHNGHLYHIKESRKKTAADIIIAVMSGNFLQRGEPALVNKWTRTEMALKAGVDIVIELPYVFATAQASDFARGSIDLLEAIGCDDFCFGSEEGSIEPFAHSYEVITTHQEDYQNSIKQYMKLGLSYPKALNEAYTEITSNSEINFVDLSKPNNILGYHYLEAAYQINAHIKPVTIQRVVANYHDDVEHSQSIASATGIRKAIFDDGSIEALANFMPQTSLEHLLNWKDSIGVFGSWQQFWPLLRFTIIRSSVKELATYAEVTEGIEHLIYEAAKKCETFEEFMACVKSKRYTWTRIQRMLTHIYTGFTWEALHSHKKPTYIRVLGMTHNGQKYLNHKKKNLSLPLVSRVAAIKDSLLDLDIHASDLYHLGLQSNKIKQPAGSDYRNPPIII encoded by the coding sequence TTGAAAGCAACCGGTATAATCGTTGAACATAATCCGTTCCATAACGGACATTTATATCATATCAAAGAATCAAGAAAAAAAACAGCAGCAGATATTATTATTGCGGTCATGAGCGGAAACTTTTTACAACGAGGAGAACCAGCACTTGTAAACAAGTGGACACGAACTGAAATGGCCTTAAAGGCTGGTGTTGATATCGTGATCGAACTCCCTTATGTATTTGCAACCGCACAAGCGAGCGACTTTGCACGTGGTTCAATTGATTTATTAGAAGCTATTGGGTGTGATGATTTTTGTTTTGGCAGTGAAGAAGGTTCTATAGAACCCTTTGCTCACTCATATGAAGTAATTACTACACATCAAGAGGATTACCAAAATTCGATCAAACAATACATGAAGCTTGGTTTAAGTTATCCAAAAGCGTTAAATGAGGCTTACACTGAAATAACAAGCAACTCAGAAATAAATTTTGTGGACTTATCAAAACCAAACAATATTCTTGGCTATCATTATTTAGAAGCAGCATATCAAATAAATGCGCATATTAAGCCTGTTACGATCCAACGTGTTGTAGCTAATTACCATGATGATGTAGAACACAGTCAATCAATTGCAAGCGCTACAGGCATACGTAAGGCTATTTTCGATGATGGTTCAATCGAAGCATTGGCAAACTTTATGCCACAAACATCTCTTGAACATTTATTAAACTGGAAAGATTCAATTGGTGTATTTGGTAGCTGGCAACAGTTTTGGCCTTTACTCCGATTTACGATCATTCGTTCTTCTGTAAAAGAACTTGCCACATACGCAGAAGTAACAGAAGGAATAGAGCATTTAATTTACGAAGCAGCAAAGAAATGTGAGACATTTGAAGAATTTATGGCATGTGTGAAATCTAAAAGGTACACCTGGACACGTATTCAGCGGATGCTTACACATATTTATACAGGTTTTACGTGGGAAGCTTTACATTCACATAAAAAACCGACATATATTCGAGTTCTTGGCATGACACACAATGGACAGAAATACCTTAATCATAAGAAAAAAAACCTTTCATTGCCTCTCGTTAGTCGAGTAGCTGCAATAAAAGATTCTTTATTAGATTTAGATATTCATGCATCGGATTTATATCATTTGGGACTACAATCAAATAAAATTAAGCAGCCCGCTGGATCTGATTATCGAAATCCACCCATAATTATTTAA
- a CDS encoding SepM family pheromone-processing serine protease, with translation MPKKSTISFFLICIFLVSATFYPVDAYITKPGGAYPLKPLVTVQDGDQDDEGSMSLMTIGLAKATPFTYAWAKVSDEQKILQSNHVRNPDEDDEEYTVRQLHLMSQSQFNAIQIAFEKAGKPYEITTKGIFILNVLPNGAADGLLKAGDRIMQIDGIKSSDQQSLIDYLNDKNVGEIITLKIKRDEKLELIEIELKPIPSDESRAGLGISFSEDKEITTSPTVKIKSEEIGGPSAGLMFTLEILNQLMDEDLTKGYSMAGTGTMKDTGEVGRIGGIDLKVIAADKADVEIFFAPDDVLPEEVLKKNPSLGSNYLEAKEMAEKIGTKMKIVPVKTVDDALEFIEELEPKK, from the coding sequence ATGCCAAAGAAAAGTACGATTAGTTTTTTCTTGATTTGTATTTTTCTAGTAAGCGCTACTTTTTATCCTGTTGATGCTTACATCACAAAACCTGGAGGAGCTTATCCTCTAAAACCGTTAGTAACTGTGCAAGATGGGGACCAAGATGATGAAGGATCTATGAGTTTAATGACCATAGGTTTAGCAAAAGCTACACCATTTACATATGCATGGGCTAAAGTATCTGATGAACAAAAAATATTGCAGTCAAATCATGTGAGAAATCCCGATGAAGATGATGAAGAATATACGGTTCGTCAATTGCATCTCATGTCACAATCACAATTTAATGCGATACAAATTGCATTTGAAAAAGCAGGAAAACCATATGAAATAACTACTAAAGGTATATTTATATTAAATGTATTACCAAATGGAGCGGCCGACGGTTTACTTAAAGCTGGTGACAGAATCATGCAAATTGATGGCATTAAAAGTAGTGACCAACAAAGTTTAATTGACTATTTGAATGATAAAAATGTAGGGGAAATCATCACTTTAAAAATAAAGCGTGATGAAAAATTGGAGTTAATCGAAATTGAATTAAAACCAATTCCGTCTGATGAAAGTAGAGCAGGTCTTGGTATTTCATTTAGTGAAGATAAAGAAATTACTACTTCTCCGACAGTGAAGATTAAATCAGAGGAAATTGGTGGTCCTTCAGCCGGCTTAATGTTTACACTTGAAATCTTAAATCAGTTAATGGATGAAGATTTGACAAAAGGCTATTCTATGGCTGGAACAGGCACAATGAAAGATACTGGTGAAGTTGGTCGTATAGGTGGGATTGATTTAAAAGTAATTGCTGCTGATAAAGCGGATGTAGAGATTTTCTTTGCGCCAGACGATGTGTTACCGGAGGAAGTTTTGAAAAAAAATCCTTCTTTAGGTTCTAATTACTTAGAAGCTAAAGAAATGGCTGAAAAAATAGGCACGAAGATGAAAATCGTGCCTGTCAAAACCGTAGATGATGCACTTGAATTTATAGAAGAACTTGAGCCGAAAAAATAA
- the coaD gene encoding pantetheine-phosphate adenylyltransferase yields MTKIAVVPGSFDPITFGHLDIIKRGASVFDEIHVVVLNNSSKKSLFTVEERMALISEVTVSLPNVHVDSFSGLLVEYAKSVNAHAIVRGLRAVSDFEYEMQITSMNRVLNEKIETFFIMTNNQYSFLSSSIVKEVAKYGGNISELVPKQVEVALKMKFGFK; encoded by the coding sequence ATGACTAAGATTGCAGTGGTTCCAGGGAGTTTTGACCCCATAACATTTGGTCATTTAGATATTATTAAGCGAGGTGCATCTGTTTTTGATGAAATTCATGTGGTCGTATTAAATAATTCATCTAAAAAATCACTATTTACTGTTGAAGAAAGAATGGCATTAATTAGCGAAGTAACAGTTTCTTTACCCAATGTTCATGTTGATTCTTTTTCTGGTTTACTTGTAGAATATGCTAAAAGTGTCAATGCGCATGCCATTGTCAGAGGTTTACGGGCTGTCTCAGATTTTGAATACGAAATGCAAATCACGTCAATGAACAGAGTTCTTAATGAAAAAATTGAAACGTTTTTTATCATGACAAATAATCAATATTCATTCCTAAGTTCAAGCATTGTAAAAGAAGTTGCTAAATATGGTGGAAATATTTCTGAATTAGTACCTAAACAAGTGGAAGTAGCTTTGAAAATGAAATTTGGATTTAAATAA
- the rsmD gene encoding 16S rRNA (guanine(966)-N(2))-methyltransferase RsmD, giving the protein MRVISGTRKGLPLKAVPGTGTRPTTDKVKESIFNMIGPYFDGGLAVDLFAGSGSLGIESLSRGIDTCIFIEKDTHAIPVIYENLKKCKLEDQSEVYKADATRAIKALEKRQARIDLLFLDPPYQKVGYYELIEQFVDKNLLTEDAIILCEHEKGVDLKSHYGSFTLTRKEVYGSTIISIYRQEEGERND; this is encoded by the coding sequence ATGAGAGTAATATCTGGAACACGCAAAGGGCTTCCTTTGAAAGCGGTGCCAGGAACAGGCACCAGACCAACAACTGATAAAGTGAAAGAATCGATTTTTAATATGATTGGACCCTATTTTGATGGTGGACTTGCTGTCGACTTATTTGCAGGGAGCGGGAGCCTTGGCATTGAATCGCTCAGTCGTGGCATAGACACATGTATATTTATTGAAAAGGACACACATGCCATACCCGTAATTTATGAAAATTTAAAAAAGTGTAAATTAGAAGACCAATCGGAAGTGTATAAAGCAGATGCGACTCGTGCAATCAAAGCTTTAGAGAAGAGACAAGCTCGTATTGATTTGCTTTTTTTGGACCCACCTTATCAAAAAGTAGGCTATTATGAATTAATTGAACAGTTCGTAGATAAAAACTTATTGACAGAAGATGCCATCATTTTATGTGAGCATGAAAAAGGAGTGGACCTTAAAAGTCATTACGGATCGTTTACTCTGACTAGAAAAGAAGTATATGGTAGCACAATTATTTCTATTTATCGACAGGAAGAAGGAGAAAGAAATGACTAA
- a CDS encoding DUF7147 family protein, which translates to MIQRFIELGEGYSDIYEWMELLETNEDRFHNVCIFTSVLKDVKKLSVALILKPASESKFMPIYFCREGIEYSLEKTSKRIQLVEKTMKEKNYSPHRLEVKHSSYFAEPALYHQYLTGVLRLHHILPPLS; encoded by the coding sequence ATGATTCAACGCTTTATTGAACTCGGAGAAGGTTATAGCGATATTTATGAATGGATGGAATTACTTGAAACAAATGAAGATCGTTTTCACAATGTATGTATTTTCACATCAGTTTTAAAGGACGTCAAAAAATTAAGTGTTGCCCTTATTTTAAAGCCAGCAAGTGAAAGCAAATTTATGCCTATTTACTTCTGTCGAGAAGGTATTGAATATTCACTCGAAAAAACGAGCAAACGAATCCAATTAGTCGAAAAGACGATGAAGGAAAAAAATTACTCCCCACACCGTCTAGAAGTTAAACATTCATCCTATTTTGCAGAACCAGCTTTGTATCATCAGTATTTAACAGGGGTACTGAGATTGCATCATATATTGCCACCTCTAAGCTAA
- a CDS encoding YlbG family protein — protein MNDRQGLIVYVHHLKQAKSLRKYGHVQYISRKLKYVVMYCDLDQIETISTKLQKLPFVKEVSPSYRPFVKTEYENSKPDKAKEYDYKTGL, from the coding sequence ATGAATGACCGACAAGGACTAATTGTATATGTGCATCATTTAAAACAAGCGAAATCGCTGAGAAAATATGGCCATGTTCAATATATTTCTCGAAAACTAAAGTATGTTGTAATGTATTGCGACCTCGATCAAATTGAAACAATTTCAACGAAGTTACAGAAACTTCCATTTGTTAAAGAAGTCAGCCCATCTTACCGTCCTTTTGTGAAAACTGAATATGAAAATTCTAAACCAGATAAAGCGAAAGAATATGATTACAAAACTGGCTTATAA
- a CDS encoding glycerophosphodiester phosphodiesterase, translating into MGKKTKVAFAIAAAGAAAWAGSKAISKPQKRQDKVSLQYEHPIILAHRGGSLIAPENSMVAFKKSAELGVHGFEIDIRLTKNEEIIVFHDEYVDRTTDGSGRVADLTLSELKAFDLGYQFVNDHQEFEYRGQGETVITLRELFEEFPQMLINIDMKDSPETYEGSLIPSKLWRLIEELNVQNRIVVTSFYDEQIDRFNLYAQNSVALGAGVIEVRKAYSAFTSQFGHLYHPRADVVQIPVKSGVFPLDSEGFIHFLTNLNVSVHYWTINDSQTMERLLQLGAKGIITDRPDVALSLLPDNLA; encoded by the coding sequence ATGGGAAAGAAGACAAAAGTAGCATTTGCAATAGCAGCAGCTGGTGCCGCTGCTTGGGCAGGCTCTAAAGCTATCTCAAAACCTCAAAAACGACAAGATAAAGTATCACTGCAATACGAACATCCAATCATCTTAGCTCATCGTGGTGGCTCTCTAATAGCCCCTGAAAACTCAATGGTCGCTTTCAAAAAGTCAGCGGAACTTGGTGTCCACGGATTTGAAATTGACATTAGACTAACAAAAAATGAAGAAATCATAGTTTTTCATGACGAATATGTAGATCGTACTACTGACGGTTCTGGACGTGTTGCTGATCTGACACTTTCTGAACTAAAGGCTTTTGATCTTGGTTATCAGTTTGTTAATGACCATCAAGAATTTGAGTATCGTGGTCAAGGTGAAACAGTCATTACGCTACGAGAATTGTTTGAAGAGTTTCCACAAATGTTGATTAATATTGATATGAAGGATTCTCCTGAAACATATGAAGGTAGTTTAATTCCCTCAAAATTATGGCGATTAATTGAAGAACTTAACGTTCAAAATCGTATTGTCGTCACAAGTTTCTATGACGAACAAATCGACAGATTCAACTTATATGCACAAAATTCTGTAGCTTTAGGTGCTGGCGTAATAGAAGTTCGTAAAGCATATTCTGCGTTTACAAGTCAATTTGGACATTTGTATCATCCTCGTGCAGACGTAGTTCAAATTCCAGTAAAATCTGGTGTTTTCCCTTTAGATAGTGAAGGATTTATTCACTTCTTAACCAACTTAAATGTATCTGTTCATTACTGGACCATTAATGATTCTCAAACAATGGAAAGACTATTACAATTAGGTGCAAAGGGAATTATTACAGACCGACCCGATGTAGCATTGTCATTGCTCCCTGACAATCTTGCATAA
- a CDS encoding YlbF family regulator: MMMTLEWANILDEGDSLTQMILSSEQAERFKEAYFEVYTDDLLKIQIATFSRLKEQYEDVQRFGRYHPDYQQVMKSIRVQKRALDMNERVATLKLAENELQDLLDGVSLLIGKTVSESVEVPVSNPFFTTASSCSTGSCGTGGSCGCSA, from the coding sequence ATGATGATGACATTAGAATGGGCAAACATCCTGGATGAAGGGGATAGTTTAACTCAGATGATTTTATCCTCCGAACAAGCTGAACGCTTTAAAGAAGCATATTTTGAAGTCTATACAGATGACTTATTAAAAATACAAATTGCTACTTTTTCTCGTTTAAAAGAACAGTATGAAGATGTTCAACGCTTCGGAAGGTATCATCCTGACTATCAACAAGTGATGAAGTCTATTCGTGTACAAAAACGCGCACTCGATATGAATGAACGCGTTGCCACTTTAAAACTAGCTGAAAACGAATTGCAAGATTTGTTAGATGGAGTCAGCTTACTAATAGGTAAAACCGTATCTGAATCAGTCGAGGTCCCAGTAAGCAATCCATTCTTTACAACTGCATCATCTTGTAGCACAGGAAGTTGTGGAACTGGTGGTTCTTGCGGCTGTTCAGCTTAA
- a CDS encoding UDP-N-acetylmuramoyl-L-alanyl-D-glutamate--2,6-diaminopimelate ligase — MAFVIAELLKDWPCTWLHGSINEWINGVKDDSRDVKPGDVFVVIKGRHANGASYIDEAIRNGAVCIISEEREDDRGSQDVAFGIVPNTRSFLSHASSRIHGNPSERLHVVAVTGTNGKTTVSHLIGQILTFLGYKTAVIGTLGLSIDGKKVEEEFPRLTTWPAPYLHETFMRLLKMNITHVIIEASSMGLEQHRLDHCSIKQGVFLNIGHDHIEDHKGVNAYRKAKCRLMQLANKIVINEDDPFWYEIGKGSNKELKWFGKQHISLEELKPLSMNLKVNDEGKEVSFEVEFTGIYNILNIAAAIATVRQMGIPMTSIIPFLPQLTLPLGRFQFIINQPFKVVIDYAHTPEALNYFLSSAAQITQGRLLVVFGCGGERDQSKRSEMGEIAALYAQNLWVTSDNPRSEDPLKICQQIIKDLPPSNRIHIEIDRATAIEQALRSCQPGDLLCIAGKGHEATQHIGKHIVPFSDELTVRTILSSFSTGNSEK, encoded by the coding sequence ATGGCATTTGTCATTGCTGAGTTATTAAAAGACTGGCCGTGTACGTGGTTACATGGGTCAATTAACGAATGGATAAACGGCGTCAAAGATGATTCGAGAGACGTGAAACCAGGTGATGTTTTTGTTGTGATTAAAGGAAGACATGCCAATGGAGCTAGCTATATAGACGAAGCTATAAGAAATGGTGCTGTTTGTATCATATCGGAAGAGAGGGAAGATGATCGGGGGAGCCAGGATGTTGCCTTTGGAATTGTGCCAAATACAAGAAGTTTTCTTTCACATGCGAGCTCTCGCATCCATGGCAATCCCTCAGAAAGATTACATGTTGTAGCAGTTACTGGAACGAATGGAAAGACAACTGTAAGTCACCTAATTGGTCAAATTCTCACATTTCTTGGATATAAAACTGCTGTGATAGGGACTCTCGGACTTTCTATTGATGGTAAAAAAGTAGAAGAAGAATTCCCGAGATTAACGACATGGCCTGCACCTTATCTACATGAGACTTTTATGAGACTCTTAAAAATGAACATAACTCACGTGATTATTGAAGCGTCTTCAATGGGGTTAGAGCAACATAGATTGGACCATTGTTCAATTAAACAAGGTGTTTTTCTAAACATTGGTCATGATCATATAGAAGATCACAAAGGAGTAAACGCTTACAGAAAAGCCAAATGCAGATTAATGCAGTTGGCAAATAAAATAGTTATAAACGAAGACGATCCATTTTGGTATGAAATCGGGAAAGGAAGTAATAAGGAACTTAAATGGTTTGGAAAGCAGCATATATCGTTAGAGGAATTAAAACCGTTATCGATGAACTTGAAGGTCAATGATGAAGGAAAAGAAGTTTCCTTTGAAGTGGAGTTTACGGGAATTTATAATATATTAAATATTGCAGCAGCCATTGCGACTGTTAGGCAAATGGGTATTCCAATGACCTCGATTATTCCTTTTCTTCCACAATTAACATTACCTTTAGGTAGATTTCAATTTATCATCAATCAGCCGTTTAAAGTCGTCATTGATTATGCACATACGCCCGAAGCTTTGAATTACTTTCTTTCATCCGCAGCGCAAATAACGCAAGGGAGACTACTTGTTGTATTTGGATGTGGAGGCGAACGTGATCAATCTAAACGTAGTGAAATGGGTGAAATTGCAGCACTTTACGCGCAGAACTTATGGGTTACATCGGATAATCCTCGTTCAGAAGATCCCTTAAAAATCTGTCAGCAAATCATTAAAGATTTACCGCCATCTAATAGAATTCATATAGAAATTGATCGAGCGACTGCAATTGAACAGGCACTGCGCTCATGTCAGCCTGGAGATTTACTATGCATTGCTGGGAAGGGGCATGAGGCTACACAACACATTGGTAAGCATATTGTTCCTTTTTCGGATGAATTAACCGTTCGTACAATTTTATCTTCATTTTCTACTGGGAATAGCGAAAAATGA
- a CDS encoding amino acid kinase family protein, whose protein sequence is MIVQKFGGIAMRDAASREKCIQHIKEGLSKYKSVIVVVSAMGRLGDPYSTDTLIQISDAFQTAPEAKDVAAICGELLSSSVLFAECLKQQIPCQLAYGLQVGIYTDDRFGDASIIKTTNEGIEELLQSVPCVIVPGFQGITTDHRFTTLGRGGSDLTAIVLASMLQAKAVEFYKDVPGVMSSDPKSSTKVQKLSHVSYLKLQHLCETAKHPILQKKAVEMAAKHHIPLHIRPFGSSEEGTWIDSTIY, encoded by the coding sequence ATGATTGTCCAGAAATTTGGAGGCATCGCAATGAGAGATGCTGCATCACGTGAAAAATGTATTCAACACATAAAAGAAGGTTTATCAAAATACAAATCCGTTATAGTGGTCGTATCGGCAATGGGACGCCTTGGAGACCCTTATTCAACCGATACGTTGATTCAAATATCAGACGCATTTCAAACAGCACCTGAAGCTAAGGATGTTGCAGCAATATGTGGAGAGTTACTATCCTCATCCGTATTATTTGCAGAATGTTTAAAACAGCAAATCCCTTGTCAATTAGCATATGGATTGCAGGTAGGAATCTATACAGATGACCGATTCGGAGATGCTTCAATTATAAAAACAACCAATGAAGGCATTGAAGAATTACTTCAAAGCGTCCCTTGTGTCATTGTTCCCGGATTTCAAGGAATTACGACAGATCACCGTTTTACGACACTTGGACGTGGAGGTAGTGATTTAACTGCAATCGTGTTAGCCTCTATGTTGCAAGCTAAGGCAGTCGAATTTTATAAAGATGTACCTGGAGTTATGTCGAGTGACCCTAAAAGTTCAACAAAAGTTCAAAAATTGTCACATGTCTCCTATTTAAAGCTTCAACATTTATGTGAGACGGCCAAACATCCAATCCTACAAAAAAAGGCAGTGGAGATGGCTGCTAAACACCACATTCCACTGCATATACGTCCTTTTGGTTCTTCTGAAGAAGGAACCTGGATAGATTCCACCATTTACTGA
- a CDS encoding CAP domain-containing protein, with translation MKVLVRTLIILAIILTVMFYSDQTIQENELLEAPGSTGQALPQEKLFPLTGTDTISRPDKGLSTFVGQKTNKLIDTFGEPNRIEPSAFGYDWWVYNNSLTTFMLVGISKGIINQVYIAGENLDASPYQVGQTIDELYRFTIIESEISVQIDSNVYIFSINELDNRNRLLVKFDGLFAQIYVDNVDGEVEAIRFTDPRTLVLHQPYEMTYKGDSLAPSVPSTAMQKLIDESNERQIFELTNVYRSRHSIPTLEEDEALSLVAREHSEDMAMQNYFSNQSSASGNLENRLDDAQIAYDSAAENSASNYYDSAEVVHSLFNSIEHRKVLLKEDFTHLGVGTFGKYYTQNFLKRQINDQENQ, from the coding sequence TTGAAGGTATTGGTTCGAACCTTAATTATATTAGCAATTATCTTAACTGTCATGTTTTATTCGGATCAAACTATTCAAGAAAATGAATTACTAGAAGCTCCGGGTTCAACTGGTCAAGCATTGCCACAAGAAAAATTGTTTCCTCTTACAGGAACAGATACGATTTCTCGACCAGATAAGGGACTTTCTACATTTGTAGGTCAAAAAACAAATAAACTGATCGACACTTTTGGTGAACCCAATCGAATTGAGCCATCCGCTTTTGGCTATGATTGGTGGGTCTACAACAATTCACTCACTACTTTTATGTTGGTAGGTATATCCAAAGGTATTATAAATCAAGTGTACATTGCTGGAGAAAATCTGGATGCTTCACCTTACCAAGTTGGACAAACGATTGATGAATTATATCGCTTTACCATTATTGAATCGGAAATCTCCGTACAAATTGATTCAAATGTTTATATATTTTCAATCAATGAATTAGATAATAGGAATCGATTATTAGTGAAATTTGATGGATTATTTGCACAAATTTATGTGGACAATGTGGATGGAGAAGTAGAAGCAATTCGATTTACTGATCCAAGGACTTTAGTACTTCATCAACCATATGAAATGACCTATAAAGGAGATTCGCTAGCTCCATCGGTTCCTTCAACAGCCATGCAGAAATTAATTGATGAATCAAATGAACGTCAAATATTTGAGTTGACAAATGTATATCGCTCAAGGCATTCTATTCCTACTTTGGAAGAAGACGAGGCTCTAAGCTTAGTTGCAAGGGAACATAGTGAAGATATGGCGATGCAAAACTATTTTTCAAACCAGTCTTCTGCTTCTGGGAATTTAGAAAATCGATTGGATGATGCGCAAATTGCATATGACAGTGCAGCTGAAAATAGTGCCTCAAATTATTATGATTCAGCTGAGGTTGTGCATAGTTTGTTCAATTCAATAGAACATCGAAAAGTCTTACTAAAAGAAGATTTTACTCATTTAGGTGTTGGTACATTTGGCAAGTACTATACCCAAAACTTTTTAAAGCGACAGATTAATGATCAGGAAAATCAGTAA